The Neobacillus sp. OS1-2 genome includes a window with the following:
- a CDS encoding M20 family peptidase: MKKRKLMLLVLSGLLLLFIIVTGFNTMTVKSKQPAPDPTNVAIDEAKAVEHLSKAVTFKTVSYQDRSKFDFNQFDEFIAFLRESYPAVHQQLEFEKVNKYALVYKWKGSDSSKNPVGLTSHYDVVPVLKGTETKWEQDPFSGTVVGGKIWGRGTLDDKIGVIGILQAVDYLLAEGFQPERDLYFMFGFDEEIGGDEGANKIVTTLEDRGITFDYVLDEGGAIIEDMVPGVDQPVGVVGISEKGSATAELTIEGSGGHSSQPKDHTNIGRISSAIAKLEDTQFTGDLRGPGEDLFEFVAPEMSFPMKYVFANKAIFEPAIEKILLGKPATAALIRTTIAPTIFQAGEQYNALPEKATAIINLRLMPGDSLADVKRFIEDTIDDKDIKVTVNGSEASKVSSTNGWQFTSIQQAARNVYGNAVVAPYLMFAGSDAKHYDSISKNTYRFLPVQITPEDLNRMHGTNEHISIENYINAIKFYVEVMKESSK, translated from the coding sequence TTGAAAAAACGAAAACTGATGTTACTTGTTCTAAGTGGTTTACTTCTTCTCTTTATTATTGTAACCGGTTTCAACACAATGACGGTAAAATCGAAACAACCCGCACCGGATCCAACAAATGTGGCCATTGATGAAGCGAAGGCTGTGGAGCATCTATCAAAAGCCGTCACCTTCAAAACCGTATCCTATCAAGACCGAAGTAAGTTTGACTTTAACCAATTTGATGAATTTATTGCCTTTTTACGGGAAAGCTATCCCGCGGTTCATCAACAACTAGAGTTTGAAAAGGTAAATAAATATGCACTTGTCTATAAATGGAAAGGTTCCGATTCTAGTAAAAACCCAGTCGGTCTGACAAGCCACTACGACGTTGTCCCTGTTTTAAAAGGCACAGAAACGAAGTGGGAGCAGGATCCTTTCAGTGGAACCGTTGTAGGCGGCAAGATATGGGGCCGTGGGACCTTGGATGATAAAATTGGCGTTATCGGCATCTTACAAGCCGTCGATTATTTACTTGCGGAAGGCTTCCAACCGGAACGAGATCTCTACTTCATGTTCGGATTTGATGAAGAAATAGGCGGTGACGAGGGCGCGAACAAAATCGTTACTACTCTTGAGGATAGAGGAATCACCTTTGACTACGTGTTAGACGAAGGTGGAGCGATTATCGAAGACATGGTTCCTGGCGTTGATCAGCCAGTGGGTGTTGTCGGTATTTCCGAAAAGGGCTCGGCAACTGCGGAATTAACGATTGAAGGTAGCGGCGGTCACTCCTCCCAACCGAAGGATCACACCAATATTGGCCGAATTTCCAGTGCGATCGCGAAATTAGAAGATACCCAGTTTACTGGCGACCTGAGAGGGCCTGGTGAAGATCTATTTGAATTTGTTGCACCAGAAATGAGTTTTCCGATGAAGTATGTTTTTGCCAATAAAGCCATTTTTGAGCCTGCCATTGAAAAAATTTTATTAGGAAAGCCAGCAACTGCAGCATTGATTCGTACCACCATCGCCCCAACTATTTTTCAAGCTGGCGAGCAATATAATGCTTTACCTGAAAAGGCAACGGCCATTATTAACCTTCGCCTTATGCCCGGGGATTCCTTAGCAGATGTAAAAAGATTCATTGAGGATACGATTGATGATAAGGATATTAAAGTAACAGTCAACGGCAGTGAAGCTTCAAAGGTCTCCTCCACAAATGGCTGGCAATTTACGTCGATACAGCAGGCAGCTAGAAATGTATATGGTAATGCAGTTGTTGCTCCTTACCTCATGTTTGCCGGTTCTGACGCAAAGCATTATGATAGTATTTCGAAAAACACCTATCGATTCCTACCTGTTCAAATTACCCCTGAAGATTTAAACAGAATGCATGGGACAAATGAACATATCAGCATTGAAAACTACATCAATGCGATTAAGTTTTATGTGGAAGTAATGAAGGAGTCGAGTAAATAA
- a CDS encoding choline update/conversion transcriptional regulator CudC — protein sequence MNGEEKLEHARERVIEAISQNMNLYGVTESIGRLYGALYFQEDPLTLDEMKEELGMSKTSMSTSVRSLLELKMVGKVWKKGVRKDLYQAEPDWYQTFIDFFSIKWRTGISINVSAMEKSLAELQTLIDDQSVDHQVKTEAARDMEKLTDALEYYDWLNRLVDSFESKEIFQFVPKKR from the coding sequence ATGAATGGTGAAGAAAAATTGGAGCATGCCCGCGAGCGGGTGATTGAGGCCATTTCTCAAAATATGAACTTATACGGTGTGACCGAGTCAATTGGACGATTGTACGGGGCTTTATATTTCCAAGAGGATCCTTTGACGCTGGATGAAATGAAAGAAGAACTTGGAATGAGTAAAACGAGTATGAGCACCTCGGTTCGAAGCCTGTTAGAGTTAAAAATGGTTGGCAAGGTTTGGAAAAAAGGGGTGAGGAAGGATTTGTACCAGGCTGAGCCTGATTGGTATCAAACCTTCATTGATTTCTTTTCAATCAAATGGAGAACGGGGATCTCCATCAATGTTTCAGCAATGGAGAAATCCCTTGCCGAATTACAAACCCTTATAGATGATCAAAGCGTTGATCACCAGGTGAAAACAGAAGCAGCAAGAGACATGGAAAAGCTTACCGATGCCCTTGAATACTATGATTGGCTAAACCGCCTAGTCGACAGCTTTGAATCCAAAGAAATCTTCCAGTTTGTTCCTAAGAAAAGGTAA
- a CDS encoding MarR family transcriptional regulator — translation MLYRPFENRLNIHLAEHQLYRAQWSILYYFATIGPTTLVELSHYMSVEKPTVTRTINRLEELGYVEHIPGKDKREKRMQLSELGRHVYNDVRVTIDRFEQESLKGISEDEQNEAIRIMGEIQKNIAR, via the coding sequence ATGCTTTACAGGCCCTTTGAAAACAGGTTAAATATCCATCTCGCTGAACATCAGCTTTATAGAGCCCAGTGGTCCATTTTGTACTACTTCGCTACTATCGGCCCGACTACGCTTGTAGAGCTATCTCATTATATGAGTGTCGAGAAACCAACCGTTACTAGAACGATCAACCGCTTAGAAGAACTAGGATATGTTGAGCATATTCCTGGTAAAGACAAACGGGAAAAAAGAATGCAGCTTTCAGAGTTGGGAAGGCATGTATATAATGACGTCCGTGTAACGATTGACCGATTCGAACAAGAAAGTTTAAAAGGGATCTCGGAGGATGAACAAAACGAAGCCATCCGGATCATGGGAGAAATACAGAAAAACATTGCACGATAA
- a CDS encoding MFS transporter, with protein MNQTRPKLWTKDFIIVSTINFLINLIFYLLIVIIGKYAVDQFHASTSQAGLVTGIFIIGSLIGRLFTGRFIESLGRKKTLYIGLMFFILTTLLYLLNMNISVLLITRLLHGIAAGIVGTATGTIAAQIIPATRKAEGIGYFSMSAALSTAIGPFIGLYMTQHTNFQTIFIFSVALSVISFITSIFVYVPALEGIAQVSGHKGFKLSHFIEPKALPISIVTLVIAFCYSSVLSYINFYAIELNLVSTASFFFLVYAIAVLLSRPFTGRLMDVKGANYVMYPAFIILAGGMVILSSVNTGITLLIAGALIGLGFGNIQSSTQAVAVKLTPPHRMGLATSTFFIFLDAGLGFGPYLLGFIIPVTGYSKLYVILGVVTLVSSILYYFLHGKKEQAAKAEIKISNAA; from the coding sequence GTGAATCAAACACGACCTAAATTATGGACAAAGGATTTTATCATCGTTTCCACGATCAACTTTTTAATCAATCTCATCTTCTATTTATTAATCGTAATCATTGGTAAGTACGCTGTTGATCAATTCCATGCTTCTACAAGTCAGGCTGGACTTGTTACAGGAATCTTTATCATCGGATCATTAATTGGAAGGCTTTTTACTGGACGCTTTATTGAGTCGCTTGGCCGCAAGAAAACATTATACATTGGTCTAATGTTTTTTATTTTAACAACCCTTTTATATTTATTAAATATGAATATCAGCGTTCTACTCATTACCCGTTTATTGCACGGTATTGCCGCCGGTATAGTAGGTACCGCCACAGGAACCATCGCAGCCCAGATTATCCCGGCAACCCGTAAAGCGGAAGGAATCGGCTACTTCAGCATGAGTGCCGCACTGTCTACTGCCATTGGTCCGTTTATCGGCCTTTATATGACTCAACATACAAATTTTCAAACTATCTTTATTTTCTCAGTTGCCTTAAGTGTTATAAGCTTTATCACCTCCATTTTTGTTTACGTGCCGGCATTAGAAGGAATCGCACAGGTCTCTGGACACAAAGGCTTCAAGCTTTCACATTTTATTGAACCAAAGGCACTGCCAATTTCCATTGTCACTCTCGTGATCGCCTTTTGTTATTCAAGCGTCCTATCCTATATCAATTTCTATGCAATTGAATTGAATCTAGTTAGTACTGCTAGCTTTTTCTTCCTAGTATATGCCATTGCTGTCTTACTTTCACGCCCATTCACAGGCCGCTTGATGGATGTAAAGGGTGCGAACTATGTTATGTATCCGGCCTTTATTATATTAGCAGGTGGAATGGTCATTCTAAGTTCTGTAAACACAGGTATTACATTGTTAATAGCCGGTGCCCTTATTGGACTTGGCTTTGGTAATATCCAATCCAGTACCCAGGCCGTTGCGGTTAAGCTGACTCCTCCCCATCGTATGGGATTGGCCACTTCAACCTTTTTTATTTTCCTTGACGCTGGACTTGGCTTTGGACCCTATTTACTTGGATTCATTATCCCGGTAACAGGCTACAGTAAACTGTATGTGATCCTTGGGGTTGTTACTCTTGTCTCTTCCATTCTCTACTACTTTTTACATGGGAAAAAGGAACAGGCTGCAAAGGCAGAAATTAAAATATCAAATGCAGCGTAA
- a CDS encoding Cof-type HAD-IIB family hydrolase — protein sequence MKKPIVFFDIDGTLLNEEKKIPASTKKAVHLLQEQGIHTVIATGRAPKMFYWIQKELNIDSYVAMNGQYVVFDGQEIYANPIDRDRLETLSMMTASNGHGMAYCSHLDYKVSKSNHPFIEGGFDSLMLPYPEVDEEYFKQLPIFQGHLYCGPQNAQMYFDHFPDFSFIKWDANAYDILPKGASKAVGIQKMLEILDIKKENSFAFGDGLNDLEMLTMVGTGVAMGNAVPEAKAAADVITTSSSHDGILNGLIKVGLLEKDVTLV from the coding sequence ATGAAAAAACCAATTGTGTTTTTTGATATTGATGGAACATTATTAAATGAAGAGAAGAAAATTCCTGCTTCTACGAAAAAGGCCGTTCACTTGCTCCAGGAACAAGGGATTCATACCGTTATTGCTACAGGCCGCGCACCCAAAATGTTCTACTGGATTCAAAAGGAATTAAATATTGATTCTTATGTAGCGATGAATGGGCAGTACGTGGTATTTGATGGGCAAGAAATTTACGCCAATCCGATTGACCGAGATCGATTGGAAACCCTTTCGATGATGACTGCCAGCAATGGTCACGGGATGGCCTACTGTAGTCACCTTGATTATAAGGTGAGTAAAAGCAACCATCCGTTTATCGAGGGCGGGTTTGATTCCTTGATGCTCCCATATCCTGAAGTGGACGAAGAATATTTTAAACAGTTGCCTATTTTTCAAGGGCATCTTTACTGCGGGCCGCAAAATGCGCAGATGTATTTTGACCATTTCCCTGATTTCAGTTTTATTAAATGGGATGCCAATGCCTATGATATCCTTCCTAAAGGCGCTTCCAAGGCAGTCGGAATTCAAAAAATGTTAGAGATTTTAGATATAAAAAAAGAAAACAGCTTTGCTTTTGGCGATGGGTTAAATGACTTGGAAATGCTTACCATGGTAGGGACAGGTGTCGCAATGGGCAATGCGGTTCCAGAGGCAAAAGCGGCGGCGGATGTCATCACCACCTCCTCTTCACATGATGGGATTCTAAACGGACTTATCAAGGTGGGACTTTTGGAGAAGGACGTAACATTAGTTTAA
- a CDS encoding LacI family DNA-binding transcriptional regulator, with protein sequence MTNIRELAKMAGVSVSTVSRVMNNHPYVSEEKRNAVLAAIRESNYQPNINAIHLSMGKTFLVGVVVPYIDHPYFALLLKGMAIEALENNYKLVLFQSNYEEAKEFDALKMLKQKQIDALIICSRICSWSTVEEFMPYGPIVLCEDTRGKNVSSTYVDHYKTFIFALEYLYQKGHRKIGYSIGRKTGSNSKFRGMAYKDFIKDYQLPYEPAYIFDECLYFEDGERVISQIKQMDDPPTALLITSDEVAAGIVTCAQQQDISVPGDLALIGFNNQPIAKMMNITTIEIPLVEMGRKLFLQGMVDCQATYQEIPVTLIERRTV encoded by the coding sequence ATGACAAATATTAGAGAGTTAGCCAAGATGGCCGGCGTTTCTGTTTCAACGGTGTCACGGGTGATGAATAACCATCCATATGTAAGTGAAGAAAAAAGGAATGCAGTTTTAGCCGCTATTCGGGAGAGTAATTATCAGCCAAATATTAATGCCATCCATTTGAGTATGGGAAAAACATTTCTTGTCGGAGTGGTGGTACCCTATATCGATCATCCCTATTTCGCTTTGTTACTGAAAGGAATGGCGATTGAGGCATTGGAAAATAACTATAAACTGGTTTTATTTCAGAGCAATTACGAAGAGGCGAAAGAGTTTGATGCATTAAAAATGCTGAAACAAAAGCAAATCGATGCGTTAATTATTTGTTCGAGAATCTGCAGCTGGTCCACGGTTGAAGAATTTATGCCCTATGGCCCGATTGTTTTATGTGAAGATACCAGGGGGAAAAACGTATCCTCCACCTATGTTGACCACTACAAGACCTTTATTTTTGCATTAGAATACTTATATCAAAAGGGACATCGAAAAATCGGCTATAGTATTGGTCGTAAAACAGGATCAAATAGTAAATTCAGAGGAATGGCCTATAAGGATTTTATTAAAGATTATCAGCTGCCATATGAACCTGCTTATATTTTTGATGAATGCCTTTACTTTGAAGACGGGGAACGGGTCATTTCACAGATCAAACAAATGGACGATCCCCCTACCGCTCTGCTCATCACTAGTGATGAGGTAGCAGCCGGTATAGTCACCTGTGCGCAGCAACAAGACATTTCAGTACCAGGTGACCTTGCCCTCATCGGTTTTAATAACCAGCCCATCGCCAAAATGATGAACATCACGACGATTGAAATTCCGCTTGTGGAGATGGGACGGAAACTTTTTTTACAGGGAATGGTTGATTGTCAGGCCACCTATCAAGAAATTCCCGTTACCTTAATTGAGCGGCGGACGGTTTAA
- a CDS encoding DEAD/DEAH box helicase — protein sequence MSKGSFGEYPLSNEIARALAVLKYEAPTEVQQKVIPPALEKHDLIVKSQTGSGKTAAFGIPLCEMIEWEEKRPQALILTPTRELAVQVREDLTNIGRFKRIKAMAVYGKEPFSKQKEELKQKNHVVVGTPGRVIDHIDRGTLDSGQIQFLVIDEADEMLNMGFIDEVEAIIKELPSTRVTMVFSATLPKDVEGLCHQYMKEPFHIEIEATGITTDTIDHRIIDSKAEEKLALLKDVTVVENPDSCLIFCNTKEHVETVFAELEAANYSCERLHGGLEQQDRFAVMDGFKMGNFRYLVATDVAARGIDIDNVTLVINYDVPMEKESYVHRTGRTGRAGNKGKAITFATPYEGKFVKAIERYIGFEIPSMEAPKRSEVVGGKAAFEEKVSGRRVVRNNKTARINQDIIKLHFNGGKKKKIRAVDFVGTIAKIPGVSAEDIGIITIQDHLSYVDILNGKGSLVLQAMESATIKGKKLKVSIAIK from the coding sequence ATGAGTAAAGGAAGTTTTGGAGAATACCCTTTAAGCAATGAAATAGCAAGGGCGCTTGCGGTGTTAAAATATGAAGCACCTACGGAGGTTCAACAGAAAGTGATTCCCCCAGCATTGGAAAAGCACGATCTTATCGTCAAATCCCAAACTGGGAGCGGCAAGACAGCCGCCTTCGGAATCCCACTATGCGAAATGATAGAATGGGAAGAAAAAAGGCCACAGGCCTTAATTCTTACTCCTACCAGGGAGCTTGCGGTTCAAGTTCGCGAGGATTTGACGAATATTGGCAGGTTCAAGCGAATTAAAGCAATGGCCGTTTATGGGAAAGAACCTTTTTCCAAGCAAAAGGAAGAATTGAAGCAAAAAAACCATGTTGTCGTGGGAACACCAGGGCGTGTCATCGACCATATTGATAGAGGAACGCTAGATTCAGGCCAGATTCAGTTTCTAGTTATCGACGAAGCAGATGAAATGCTGAATATGGGTTTTATAGATGAAGTGGAAGCAATCATAAAAGAACTTCCATCCACCAGAGTCACAATGGTCTTTTCCGCTACATTGCCGAAGGATGTTGAGGGCCTCTGCCACCAATATATGAAAGAGCCCTTTCATATCGAAATTGAAGCAACCGGCATTACTACGGACACCATTGACCACCGAATAATCGATAGTAAAGCAGAAGAGAAACTTGCCTTGCTTAAAGATGTTACGGTCGTTGAAAACCCTGACAGCTGTCTTATTTTTTGCAATACGAAAGAACATGTTGAAACTGTATTCGCAGAATTGGAAGCAGCCAACTATTCATGTGAAAGATTACATGGGGGATTAGAACAACAAGATCGGTTTGCCGTGATGGACGGGTTCAAAATGGGTAATTTCCGATACCTAGTAGCAACCGATGTGGCTGCACGAGGGATTGACATTGATAATGTGACACTTGTGATTAATTATGACGTTCCGATGGAAAAAGAAAGTTATGTCCATCGTACCGGTAGAACCGGACGAGCCGGAAATAAAGGAAAGGCCATTACATTTGCCACACCTTATGAAGGGAAATTCGTTAAAGCCATTGAAAGATATATTGGCTTCGAGATTCCTTCAATGGAGGCCCCAAAACGATCGGAAGTGGTTGGTGGCAAAGCCGCCTTTGAAGAAAAGGTCAGCGGCCGCCGCGTGGTGAGAAATAATAAAACAGCCCGCATCAACCAAGATATCATAAAACTCCATTTCAACGGCGGTAAAAAGAAGAAAATTCGTGCGGTCGATTTTGTTGGGACCATCGCGAAAATCCCGGGAGTATCCGCTGAAGATATCGGCATTATTACAATCCAAGACCATTTATCCTATGTGGATATTCTAAATGGAAAAGGCTCACTAGTACTACAAGCCATGGAAAGCGCCACAATCAAAGGAAAAAAGCTAAAAGTCAGCATAGCCATTAAGTAA
- a CDS encoding glycine betaine/L-proline ABC transporter ATP-binding protein, with the protein MNNSHKKISVQNVTKIFGKSKKAIQLLQEGESKQNILKKTGATVGVNQATFDVEAGEIFVIMGLSGSGKSTLVRMLNRLIDPSAGQVLIDGIDIVRMNKEQLREVRRKKMSMVFQKFALLPHRTILENTEYGLEVQGIAKETRVGKAMEALKLVGLEGYEHQFPKQLSGGMQQRVGLARALANDADILLMDEAFSALDPLIRKDMQDELLELQSAMKKTIVFITHDLDEALRIGDRIALMKDGSIVQIGTPEEILMNPSNDYVERFVEDVDLSKVLTAGHVMKRAEAISVEKGPRVALQMMRDLGISSIYVVDRKKTLLGAITASEAKEAIDRNESLMTILQSDVPTVLPSTLLTDLFEKVSTASIPVAVVDEKRRLLGILVRGAVIGALAGNHHADENLEQAKAEVAADNNINKEVKITWNNGSQKFQ; encoded by the coding sequence ATGAACAATTCTCATAAAAAGATCAGCGTGCAAAACGTCACAAAGATCTTTGGAAAATCAAAAAAGGCCATTCAGCTCTTACAGGAGGGCGAATCGAAACAAAACATTTTAAAGAAAACCGGTGCAACCGTAGGTGTTAATCAAGCGACCTTTGATGTGGAAGCTGGCGAGATTTTTGTCATAATGGGGCTGTCCGGCAGTGGAAAATCCACGTTAGTCAGGATGCTCAATCGGCTGATTGATCCCTCGGCTGGCCAGGTATTGATCGATGGCATCGATATTGTAAGGATGAATAAAGAACAGCTAAGAGAAGTACGACGCAAAAAAATGAGTATGGTGTTTCAAAAATTTGCCCTTCTCCCCCACAGAACCATTTTAGAAAATACGGAGTACGGCTTAGAAGTGCAAGGAATAGCAAAGGAAACACGCGTCGGCAAAGCAATGGAGGCATTAAAACTAGTAGGACTAGAGGGGTATGAGCACCAATTTCCGAAGCAACTAAGCGGTGGTATGCAACAACGGGTTGGATTAGCGAGAGCTTTAGCTAATGATGCCGACATCTTACTAATGGATGAGGCATTTAGTGCGCTAGATCCTCTTATCCGAAAAGACATGCAGGATGAACTCCTTGAACTTCAGTCTGCCATGAAAAAAACAATTGTGTTTATTACTCACGATTTAGATGAAGCCCTTCGAATCGGCGACCGAATCGCATTGATGAAGGATGGCTCCATTGTTCAAATCGGAACTCCTGAAGAGATCCTCATGAACCCATCAAACGACTATGTTGAGAGATTCGTAGAAGATGTTGACTTGTCTAAAGTATTAACGGCAGGTCATGTAATGAAACGGGCAGAAGCTATCTCTGTTGAAAAAGGCCCACGGGTTGCCCTGCAAATGATGAGGGATTTAGGGATTTCGAGTATATATGTCGTTGATCGTAAAAAAACCTTGCTCGGGGCAATAACAGCTTCCGAGGCAAAAGAGGCAATCGATCGAAACGAAAGTTTAATGACCATTTTACAGTCAGACGTTCCAACTGTTCTACCAAGTACGCTGCTGACTGATTTATTTGAAAAAGTTTCAACTGCCTCCATTCCAGTAGCAGTAGTCGATGAAAAAAGACGATTACTTGGCATTCTCGTCAGAGGTGCAGTGATTGGGGCACTCGCCGGCAATCATCATGCCGATGAAAATTTGGAACAAGCAAAGGCAGAGGTAGCAGCCGACAACAACATAAATAAGGAGGTGAAGATCACATGGAACAATGGTTCCCAAAAATTCCAATAG
- a CDS encoding glycine betaine ABC transporter substrate-binding protein produces the protein MKKWLVMLLTGLMIIGLAACGSDKTSSNEGKDEKGTASVGDSVDYKIIGIDPGAGLMKATAKVVDAYGLDDWKVVEGSGAAMTAALKKAYAKKEPIIITGWTPHWMFAKFDLKYLDDPKGVYGKEETINTIARNGLKDDLPESHKVLDQFNWTPDDMAVVMSAIQAGEKPEDAAAKWVEENADKVAEWTKDADKVSGDKITLGYVAWDSEIASTNVVGKVLTDLGYKVKLLQVEAGPMWTGVADGSLDAIVAAWLPSTHEDYYNKYKGKFEDLGENLTGTKLGLVVPAYMDIDSIEDLK, from the coding sequence ATGAAAAAATGGTTAGTTATGTTACTTACAGGATTAATGATAATAGGACTTGCAGCCTGCGGGTCAGATAAAACCAGCAGCAATGAAGGCAAAGACGAAAAAGGTACGGCATCTGTTGGCGATAGCGTTGATTACAAAATCATTGGGATTGATCCTGGTGCCGGTCTCATGAAGGCCACTGCCAAAGTGGTCGATGCGTATGGTTTAGATGACTGGAAAGTGGTTGAAGGCTCAGGTGCTGCCATGACAGCTGCATTGAAAAAAGCCTATGCTAAAAAAGAACCCATCATTATCACCGGCTGGACACCACATTGGATGTTCGCTAAATTTGATTTAAAATACTTAGATGATCCAAAAGGGGTTTATGGAAAAGAAGAAACAATTAATACAATCGCAAGAAATGGCTTAAAGGACGATCTTCCTGAATCCCATAAAGTACTAGATCAATTCAATTGGACTCCGGACGATATGGCAGTTGTGATGAGTGCCATCCAAGCGGGTGAAAAGCCAGAAGATGCTGCCGCTAAATGGGTAGAGGAGAATGCAGACAAAGTGGCCGAATGGACAAAAGATGCGGACAAAGTCTCAGGTGACAAAATTACTCTTGGCTATGTTGCATGGGATAGTGAAATTGCCAGCACGAATGTGGTTGGAAAGGTATTAACTGATCTAGGCTATAAAGTGAAACTTCTTCAGGTAGAAGCCGGTCCAATGTGGACTGGGGTAGCTGATGGAAGCTTGGATGCCATCGTAGCTGCCTGGTTACCTTCCACCCATGAGGACTACTATAATAAGTACAAAGGTAAGTTTGAAGACCTCGGTGAAAACCTTACAGGTACAAAGCTTGGCCTAGTTGTTCCAGCCTACATGGACATTGACTCAATTGAAGATTTAAAGTAA
- a CDS encoding proline/glycine betaine ABC transporter permease, with product MEQWFPKIPIADWVDVLVNWLTVNLEFAFDGITSVLQSVVDGMVSGFGYIPSYLFMILLTLLAWKVSNKGIALFTFIGLFLIANLGYWEPMLETLALVLTAVFISIVLGIPLGIWASQKQMVKQIVTPVLDFMQTMPAFVYLIPAIFFFNIGVVPGVVASVIFAMPPTIRLTILGIQQVPADIIEATEAFGSTTAQRLLKVQLPLAMPTIMAGINQSIMLALSMVVIASMVGAPGLGADVYRAVTQIQIGKGFEAGLAIVVIAIILDRVTQNIGKSKKQGGAA from the coding sequence ATGGAACAATGGTTCCCAAAAATTCCAATAGCAGATTGGGTTGATGTTCTTGTTAACTGGCTAACCGTAAACCTTGAATTCGCCTTTGATGGAATTACTTCTGTCCTTCAATCCGTTGTCGATGGAATGGTTTCAGGGTTTGGCTACATTCCTTCCTATTTATTTATGATTCTCTTAACGTTGCTTGCCTGGAAAGTTTCGAATAAAGGAATTGCACTTTTTACATTCATTGGTTTATTCCTTATTGCCAATCTAGGCTATTGGGAACCAATGCTTGAGACATTAGCACTGGTGTTAACCGCTGTTTTCATCTCCATTGTATTAGGAATACCATTAGGAATTTGGGCCTCCCAGAAGCAAATGGTCAAACAAATCGTGACTCCGGTGCTGGATTTTATGCAAACCATGCCAGCCTTTGTCTACCTTATCCCAGCTATTTTCTTTTTTAATATAGGAGTGGTTCCAGGTGTTGTCGCTTCCGTTATTTTTGCGATGCCACCGACGATCCGACTAACCATTCTCGGTATTCAACAAGTACCAGCGGATATTATCGAAGCAACAGAAGCCTTTGGATCAACCACAGCCCAGCGCTTACTCAAGGTGCAGCTGCCACTGGCAATGCCTACTATCATGGCTGGCATCAATCAAAGTATTATGCTTGCACTATCTATGGTCGTTATCGCATCAATGGTCGGTGCTCCCGGATTAGGTGCCGATGTATACCGCGCCGTTACCCAAATACAAATCGGTAAAGGGTTTGAGGCCGGCTTAGCAATTGTGGTAATCGCCATTATTCTAGATCGTGTAACTCAGAATATTGGAAAAAGCAAAAAACAAGGAGGAGCTGCTTAA
- a CDS encoding VOC family protein: protein MSFSFDHLVFFANKPVEAIPLLKHRGVHAIMGGRHENWGTYNSLTYFGLSYIEFLGIETLSVAEKQVENRLVTHIVEQLARKGQEGPARIAIRTNQIDQLAIKLKAEGFKVYGPFPGERTRGDGQIIKWSLLFPETTANELQLPFFIQWEKSDEERLLEFKEQGLVGSHPAGNLLFESVGFVVHNLEQTLTKWGRLFDLNQGEEFVDSSINARCRKLELAGTKLLFCEPLGEGIAATVLKEKGETPFLVNLTENKQSGIFEWMNGFWRFQSSL from the coding sequence ATGTCATTTTCCTTTGATCATTTAGTCTTTTTTGCAAACAAACCAGTGGAAGCCATTCCCCTTTTAAAACATAGAGGGGTTCATGCCATTATGGGCGGCCGTCATGAAAATTGGGGCACCTATAATTCCCTAACGTACTTTGGTCTAAGTTATATTGAATTTTTAGGGATTGAAACTTTGTCAGTAGCGGAGAAGCAGGTAGAAAATCGTCTGGTTACACATATTGTCGAGCAATTGGCAAGGAAGGGACAGGAGGGGCCTGCTAGAATAGCCATCCGTACCAATCAAATTGATCAATTAGCAATAAAGCTGAAAGCAGAGGGGTTCAAGGTTTATGGCCCGTTTCCCGGTGAACGAACTCGTGGGGATGGACAAATTATTAAGTGGTCGTTGCTTTTTCCGGAAACCACGGCGAATGAACTTCAACTGCCATTTTTTATTCAATGGGAAAAGTCAGATGAGGAGAGACTTTTAGAATTTAAGGAACAGGGATTGGTTGGATCACATCCTGCCGGAAATTTACTGTTTGAAAGTGTCGGCTTTGTTGTTCATAATCTGGAGCAAACTTTAACCAAGTGGGGAAGATTATTTGATCTTAACCAAGGGGAAGAATTTGTAGATTCGTCTATTAATGCGCGGTGCAGGAAATTAGAATTGGCTGGAACCAAGCTGTTGTTTTGTGAACCACTTGGAGAGGGAATCGCCGCAACTGTATTAAAAGAAAAAGGGGAAACCCCCTTCTTAGTAAACTTGACCGAGAATAAACAAAGCGGGATTTTTGAATGGATGAATGGATTCTGGAGATTTCAATCAAGTCTGTAA